The following are encoded together in the Lathyrus oleraceus cultivar Zhongwan6 chromosome 3, CAAS_Psat_ZW6_1.0, whole genome shotgun sequence genome:
- the LOC127130899 gene encoding uncharacterized protein LOC127130899: MSQQSNSSSSKNMFDSSSSESCNPNREDPVADSANTSHTRRPKEIVSGFSSTIALDEQTREGSRYVHNAIATMVTGILSGNHKVLGVSIPLNTIVPDNVAYQENTTSLGKNVSDDAEQTDAHKGSNIDKPLDNVGGEEVRVTHDVSDNPNCEAETVDLEEFSDNELLSSVVPSIAKRARTKREKKIVAQRSPKKKIDVPTSPNPKVVESSLKRKVHGPTKSWSKGVPKKKKTKSVVVESDSDVPCDVPDTLWKYVYQKMLALERELAQNVLECKEIMDLIQEAGLMKTMTQFSKCYEMLVKEFIVNVSEECANGKSKEFRKVYVRGKCVHFSPSVINMYLGRPDVAQPELEVTDNKICQVITANQVRKWPLKGKLVASKLSVKYAMLHKIGANNWVPTNHKSTIVVMLGKFIYVVGTKANFDYGSYIFDQTLKHAGSFSVKGPIAFPSLICGIVLNQFPNILTENDSVKRRDSPLSLNHKLFLGRHVPDIAMATGETSSVCNQPGKVDVIAMLKETCKELEARKLNLEKLILNLEMTEGDVLGETAAAAEGDERQGEEGEADVSPEDGTDDDADYESDN; the protein is encoded by the exons ATGTCGCAACAATCTAACTCATCTTCCTCCAAGAACATGTTTGATTCCTCTAGCTCTGAATCATGCAACCCTAACAGGGAAGATCCTGTTGCCGACTCTGCGAATACCTCACATacaagaagacctaaagaaatTGTATCAGGCTTCTCCTCAACAATCGCTCTTGATGAACAAACCAGAGAAGGTTCCAGGTATGTTCACAATGCCATTGCAACTATGGTGACTGGAATACTGTCTGGTAATCATAAGGTCCTTGGGGTTTCCATTCCCTTAAACACTATTGTACCTGATAATGTTGCTTATCAAGAAAATACAACCTCTTTAGGAAAGAATGTCTCTGATGACGCTGAGCAAACTGATGCTCATAAGGGGTCAAATATTGACAAACCCTTAGATAATGTGGGTGGTGAGGAAGTCCGTGTCACTCATGATGTCAGTGACAATCCTAACTGTGAAGCTGAAACAGTAGACCTGGAGGAATTTTCTGATAATGAGTTGTTGTcctcagttgtccctagcatagccaaaagggcTAGGACTAAGAGAGAAAAGAAAATAGTGGCTCAAAGGTCCCCCAAAAAGAAGATTGATGTGCCAACCTCTCCCAATCCAAAGGTGGTAGAGAGTTCCCTCAAGAGGAAAGTTCATGGTCCaacaaaatcttggagcaaaggGGTGCCCAAGAAAAAGAAGACCAAGTCTGTTGTTGTTGAGTCTGACTCAGATGTTCCATGTGATGTCCCTGACACtct GTGGAAATATGTTTATCAGAAGATGCTGGCTTTGGAAAGGGAATTGGCTCAGAATGTCCTGGAATGTAAGGAGATTATGGACCTTATTCAAGAGGCAGGTTTAATGAAGACTATGACTCAGTTCTCAAAGTGCTATGAGATGTTAGTAAAGGAATttattgtcaatgtgtctgaAGAATGTGCTAATGGAAAGTCTAAAGAATTCAGAAAAGTGtatgtgcgaggcaagtgtgtACATTTCTCTCCCTCAGTGATCAACATGTATTTGGGAAGGCCTGATGTAGCTCAACCTGAACTTGAGGTGACTGACAACAAAATttgtcaagtcatcactgctaatCAAGTAAGGAAGTGGCCCCTCAAAGGTAAGTTGGTGGCCAGCAAACTGAGTGTCAAGTATGCAATGCTGCACAAAATTGGAGCTAATAATTGGGTGCCCACCAATCATAAATCTACAATTGTTGtaatgcttggaaagttcatatATGTTGTTGGAACCAAAGCCAATTTTGACTATGGATCCTATATTTTTGATCAAACTTTGAAGCATGCAGgaagcttcagtgtgaaggggcctatagcctttccttcccTCATCTGTGGTATTGTGTTGAATCAATTTCCAAACATATTAACAGAGAATGATTCTGTGAAGAGAAGAGATAGCCCTTTGTCCCTAAATCATAAACTGTTCCTAGGTAGGCATGTTCCTGACATTGCCATGGCAACAGGTGAGACATCAAGTGTATGCAATCAACCAGGTAAAGTTGATGTCATTGCAATGCTCAAAGAAACGTGCAAGGAGTTAGAGGCAAGGAAGCTCAATTTGGAAAAATTAATTCTCAATTTGGAGATGACTGAAGGGGATGTGCTTGGTGAAACTGCTGCTGCTGCAGAAGGAGATGAAAGACAAGGTGAAGAGGGAGAAGCAGATGTCAGTCCTGAGGATGGCACAGATGATGATGCTGACTATGAGTCAGATAACTAG